The proteins below come from a single Etheostoma spectabile isolate EspeVRDwgs_2016 chromosome 4, UIUC_Espe_1.0, whole genome shotgun sequence genomic window:
- the cavin2a gene encoding caveolae-associated protein 2a, whose translation MEEDASHAEQPNSISGSTHTIPQQQPENTELLIPSFSPSSAPSSPTPTGTLSRLGLKSPSSPTAVAPGSPVDRGQVSAITVVALLDKLVNMLESVQENQQRMEQRQADLEGAVRVVQGDVTRLSKTHVSTSNSVTKLLERSRKVSGHLKDVRERMDKQAVQVKKLEANHSHLLKRNHFKVLIFQEDNEIPTSVLVKDSLKTPQPSQYDAESIRPAASVACSVDGSHAPEGLQTISLSSDDDDGLPAHLEEDEMFQCDAAMGTSHTFERRADKFKRNSLKKVDSLKKAFSRQSIEKKMTQITTKIVPPEKREKLRKSLTPNHPKSPTAKSSSFKVSPMTFNVKKVRDGATPTEDMGSPGEEAHVEIPALESLDGESPLAEVHTQEGVVEQIREMLSPSTPESMKAELAINGEASSIEGEMNGDRIAGLAVPELDEDVDAEEEEEEEEKHKSPVKPAADAQIPTATIAVEQVA comes from the exons ATGGAAGAAGACGCGTCCCACGCCGAGCAGCCGAACAGCATCTCCGGCAGCACCCACACCATCCCGCAGCAGCAGCCCGAAAACACGGAGCTCCTTATCCCGAGCTTCAGCCCGTCGTCCGCCCCGTCCTCTCCGACCCCGACCGGCACCCTCTCCCGGCTGGGTTTGAAAAGTCCGAGCAGCCCGACCGCGGTGGCGCCGGGCAGCCCGGTCGACCGCGGCCAGGTGAGCGCCATCACCGTGGTGGCGCTGCTGGACAAGCTGGTCAACATGCTGGAGTCGGTGCAGGAGAACCAGCAGCGGATGGAGCAGCGGCAGGCCGACCTGGAGGGCGCTGTGCGGGTCGTGCAGGGGGACGTGACCCGCCTGTCCAAAACCCATGTCAGCACCTCCAACAGCGTCACCAAGCTGCTCGAGCGCTCCCGCAAAGTCAGTGGGCACCTGAAGGATGTGAGGGAGCGCATGGATAAACAGGCGGTCCAGgtgaagaagctggaggcaaACCACAGCCACCTGCTGAAGAGGAAccactttaaagtgctcatattccaG GAAGACAATGAGATCCCCACTAGTGTGTTAGTCAAGGACTCCCTCAAGACCCCACAACCAAGCCAGTATGATGCAGAATCCATCCGTCCCGCTGCgtctgttgcttgctctgttgATGGCAGCCATGCCCCTGAGGGTCTTCAGACCATTAGCCTGTCCTCCGATGACGACGATGGTCTTCCAGCACACCTTGAGGAGGACGAGATGTTTCAGTGCGACGCCGCAATGGGCACTTCCCACACATTTGAGAGAAGGGCTGACAAGTTCAAGcgcaacagcctgaaaaaggttGATAGCCTCAAGAAGGCCTTCTCGCGTCAGAGCATCGAGAAGAAGATGACCCAGATCACCACCAAGATTGTGCCGCCTGAGAAGCGTGAGAAACTCAGGAAGAGCCTTACCCCTAACCACCCCAAGAGCCCGACTGCCAAATCCTCCTCTTTTAAGGTGTCTCCCATGACTTTCAATGTCAAGAAGGTCAGAGATGGGGCAACCCCCACGGAAGACATGGGGTCACCTGGGGAAGAAGCCCATGTGGAGATTCCTGCTCTGGAAAGCTTAGATGGTGAGAGTCCCTTGGCAGAGGTGCATACCCAAGAAGGCGTTGTGGAGCAGATTCGGGAGATGCTCAGTCCCTCCACCCCAGAGAGCATGAAGGCAGAGCTGGCAATCAATGGAGAGGCCTCAAGCATCGAAGGGGAGATGAATGGCGATCGTATTGCTGGCCTGGCAGTTCCAGAGCTTGATGAAGATGTTGACgcggaggaagaagaggaggaagaagaaaaacacaaaagcccTGTTAAGCCAGCAGCAGATGCCCAGATTCCCACAGCAACAATTGCTGTAGAGCAAGTGGCTTAa